One window from the genome of Candidatus Leptovillus gracilis encodes:
- a CDS encoding TIGR03862 family flavoprotein, producing the protein MENVFIAIIGGGPAGLMAAEVISAAGVPVQVYDAMPTVGRKFLLAGKGGLNLTHSEPLAQFVGRYGDCRSHIEPLLQQFGPQEVRAWAQGLGVETFVGTSGRVFPAEMKAAPLLRAWVRRLRANGVVFHVRHRWLGWTEDGRLRLATVAGETAVSPQATVLALGGGSWPQLGSDGAWVPLLQAQGVGVAPLKPANCGFDVGWSEHFRQKFAGEPMKTVVLRLADFARQGEFVITETGVEGSLIYAVSALLREEVAANGRATFHLDLLPDKTEAQIREALVKPRGSRSLSSHLQSRLGLKGVKVGLLREVVPTAVFADPAQLAGVMKGVAVTVEGVRPLAEAISSAGGVRFEALDERLMLRARPGVFCAGEMLDWEAPTGGYLLTACLASGRVAGEGALEWVEKDKQKYHT; encoded by the coding sequence ATGGAAAATGTGTTTATTGCCATTATTGGTGGTGGGCCGGCCGGGCTGATGGCCGCCGAGGTGATCAGCGCAGCGGGCGTGCCTGTGCAGGTGTACGACGCGATGCCGACGGTGGGGCGCAAGTTTTTGCTGGCGGGCAAGGGGGGATTGAACCTGACCCATTCTGAACCGTTGGCGCAGTTTGTGGGGCGGTATGGCGACTGCCGTTCCCACATCGAACCCCTGCTGCAACAATTCGGCCCGCAAGAGGTGCGCGCCTGGGCGCAAGGGTTGGGTGTGGAAACCTTCGTCGGCACGTCGGGGCGCGTGTTCCCGGCGGAGATGAAGGCTGCGCCGCTGCTGCGCGCCTGGGTGCGCCGCCTGCGCGCCAACGGCGTGGTGTTCCACGTGCGCCATCGTTGGTTGGGCTGGACGGAGGATGGGCGGCTGCGATTGGCGACGGTGGCGGGGGAAACGGCCGTGTCCCCCCAGGCAACCGTGCTGGCGTTAGGCGGCGGCAGTTGGCCGCAATTGGGTTCCGATGGGGCGTGGGTCCCGCTGCTGCAAGCGCAGGGCGTTGGCGTCGCACCCCTCAAACCGGCCAACTGCGGCTTCGACGTGGGCTGGAGCGAACACTTTCGGCAGAAATTTGCTGGAGAACCGATGAAGACGGTGGTTTTGCGCCTGGCCGACTTTGCCCGCCAGGGCGAATTTGTCATCACGGAAACGGGGGTGGAGGGCAGCCTGATTTACGCGGTGTCGGCGCTGCTGCGGGAGGAGGTGGCGGCGAACGGCCGTGCCACCTTCCATCTGGATTTGCTGCCGGACAAAACCGAAGCGCAGATTCGGGAGGCGCTGGTGAAGCCGCGCGGGTCGCGTTCGTTATCCAGCCATTTGCAAAGCCGGTTGGGGTTGAAGGGGGTGAAGGTGGGGCTGCTGCGGGAGGTTGTGCCGACGGCCGTTTTTGCTGACCCGGCTCAGTTGGCGGGGGTGATGAAGGGGGTGGCGGTGACGGTGGAGGGTGTACGGCCGTTGGCCGAGGCGATTAGCAGTGCGGGTGGGGTTCGGTTTGAGGCGCTGGATGAGCGCCTGATGCTGCGCGCCCGGCCCGGCGTTTTCTGCGCCGGGGAGATGCTCGATTGGGAAGCGCCGACGGGCGGGTATTTGCTGACGGCTTGTTTGGCGAGTGGGAGAGTGGCGGGGGAAGGGGCATTGGAGTGGGTGGAGAAAGACAAACAGAAATATCACACTTGA
- a CDS encoding nuclear transport factor 2 family protein — MTEPTTTHLIETFYTAFQRRDHAAMNACYHPNIHFTDPVFADLHGRQAKAMWHMLCERGQDLQVTFDGVQVNGRSGQANWQATYTFSTGRRVHNIITAAFQFQDDLISQHHDHFSLWRWTRMALGPTGLLLGWTPMVQKKVRATAASSLQKFIAQHPEYGLEP; from the coding sequence ATGACCGAACCGACCACGACCCACCTGATCGAAACCTTCTACACCGCCTTCCAACGCCGCGACCACGCGGCCATGAACGCCTGTTACCATCCCAACATCCACTTCACCGACCCCGTTTTTGCCGATTTGCACGGCCGTCAGGCCAAAGCCATGTGGCATATGCTCTGCGAACGCGGCCAGGACCTGCAAGTGACGTTTGATGGTGTCCAGGTGAACGGCCGTTCCGGGCAAGCCAACTGGCAAGCCACCTACACCTTCTCCACCGGCCGTCGCGTCCACAACATCATTACCGCCGCCTTCCAATTTCAGGACGACCTCATCAGCCAACACCACGACCATTTTAGCCTCTGGCGCTGGACCCGCATGGCCCTCGGTCCCACCGGCCTGCTCCTCGGCTGGACCCCGATGGTACAGAAGAAAGTGAGGGCAACGGCCGCCTCCAGCCTGCAAAAATTCATCGCCCAACACCCGGAATATGGTCTTGAACCGTGA
- a CDS encoding GAF domain-containing protein, with product MAKIEFSNLKEGIKQHLKKLCTELGADLVTFYFYDKPSNQFFFPVSYGLYDEEDFERGIPNMNRPLGQVAQKSREVFAEDVNVSGLAGPFSYNEKVASLAALPLKRKKDVFGVVFINYRQAHSFPEEEQKRIRQTVNSFASEITRLTQQINTNNLVPAAITKEIQWVYENTILQEIAHKAVGVLEDSTIIIWLPDKKTLRCRVISGVSMLAQNVPLIDVTTRDPVARAFKQGKSVSIDDARKIRGFVLADLRDDLRWRAIEAVPIRNSQNETLGVIAAYATVHLKFTLHEKAILRALAESAAYNLENEKKIDSLNALHALGTRLTLPLNLKETLSEIVTSTPRVIGVDICTIHLYDAAKQEFEDVDKSAVYGASAQNMNKPGKGGVAHRVIERTWVLSEDVPDETFDASSTFVRQENVRAYAGVSLQVVNEPVGVMFVSYRQPHKFSADERTLLRTISFYAATAIYVAKLFEQRDAFAEIARDITNAHNRTELLAVVLDRSLELLGSEYGAIGLYNAETKEIRIEYAVGTEAHVIPATIGLTQLAIRTGQPVRVDDVRQEVNYFSRRPDTRSELDVPLKRGEQVIGVLNVETSRLAAYTEEHEKLAFALAAQTVVALDKIELLEQTQAELNRRVADIEVLQEVYGALETEELEDSLSNLVTRTLALTGADYGAIYLLDRSASEPMLLLAALPEGRATEDQRQERISVNNSKGILPHVVNTGKSYRSDNVLEDEHYFAIHADTRSELIAPLVFNNRVYGAIDLESTQLNWFNEREEQLVQAIAGAAAAAVRQVHLFEDLEEVNRLSEQLNSTSFKKVQEVLELIHRSANKLMDTNNMYIALYDDYSDVVRFGLMYELGEKVDVETDYRYQPRKAGQGKTEEIIHTKKPIFHPTGKEHWGWYKEKEGRIDYSEGEAKAASWIGVPMLPMTR from the coding sequence ATGGCAAAGATTGAGTTCAGCAATCTTAAAGAAGGTATCAAGCAACATCTTAAAAAATTATGCACGGAGTTGGGGGCGGACCTGGTCACATTCTATTTTTATGATAAACCCTCTAACCAATTTTTCTTTCCGGTTAGTTATGGTTTATACGACGAAGAGGATTTTGAACGCGGAATACCCAATATGAACCGCCCGCTGGGACAGGTTGCTCAAAAGAGCCGCGAAGTGTTTGCCGAAGACGTTAACGTGTCGGGATTGGCTGGGCCATTCTCTTATAATGAGAAAGTTGCCTCTTTGGCTGCGTTACCACTGAAGCGTAAAAAAGATGTGTTCGGGGTCGTGTTTATTAATTATCGTCAGGCCCATTCCTTTCCAGAAGAAGAGCAAAAGCGGATTCGACAAACAGTCAACAGCTTTGCCTCAGAAATTACTCGCCTAACCCAACAAATCAACACAAACAATCTTGTGCCAGCAGCTATTACGAAAGAGATTCAATGGGTATATGAAAATACAATCTTGCAAGAAATAGCTCACAAAGCGGTCGGCGTTTTAGAAGATTCTACAATTATCATATGGCTTCCAGATAAAAAGACACTGCGTTGTCGGGTTATTTCTGGCGTCAGCATGTTGGCGCAAAATGTGCCACTCATTGACGTAACTACCCGCGACCCGGTGGCGCGTGCATTTAAGCAAGGCAAATCTGTCTCCATTGATGATGCGCGCAAAATCAGAGGTTTTGTGTTGGCCGACCTGCGTGACGATCTTCGGTGGCGAGCCATTGAAGCTGTACCCATCCGAAATTCGCAAAACGAAACTTTGGGTGTCATCGCCGCTTACGCGACAGTGCATTTGAAATTCACCCTACATGAAAAGGCGATCCTCCGCGCATTGGCCGAATCTGCTGCCTATAATCTGGAAAATGAGAAGAAGATAGATTCCTTAAACGCCTTACATGCCCTGGGTACACGCCTTACGCTGCCTCTCAATCTGAAAGAAACACTCAGTGAAATTGTTACTTCAACACCTCGCGTAATTGGCGTAGATATTTGTACCATTCACCTTTACGATGCGGCTAAACAAGAATTTGAGGACGTGGACAAATCGGCCGTCTATGGCGCAAGCGCCCAAAACATGAATAAACCTGGCAAAGGAGGGGTGGCGCACCGGGTGATTGAGCGCACCTGGGTACTTTCCGAAGATGTTCCCGATGAAACGTTTGACGCTTCAAGCACGTTTGTGCGTCAAGAAAATGTCAGAGCCTATGCTGGTGTAAGCCTTCAGGTTGTAAACGAACCGGTAGGGGTAATGTTTGTTAGCTACCGACAACCGCACAAATTTTCGGCCGATGAACGAACACTGCTTCGCACCATCAGCTTTTATGCTGCTACTGCCATTTATGTGGCTAAACTGTTTGAGCAGCGCGACGCTTTTGCAGAAATTGCGCGTGATATTACAAACGCTCACAACCGCACCGAGCTGCTCGCTGTCGTATTGGATCGCTCTTTGGAACTTCTGGGTAGTGAATATGGCGCTATTGGCCTTTACAATGCAGAGACCAAAGAAATCCGCATTGAATATGCGGTGGGTACGGAAGCGCACGTTATTCCGGCAACGATAGGGCTAACCCAATTAGCCATACGAACCGGTCAGCCTGTCCGTGTTGATGACGTGCGGCAAGAAGTGAATTATTTTAGCCGCCGCCCGGACACCCGTTCCGAACTGGATGTACCGCTTAAGCGAGGGGAGCAGGTTATTGGCGTTTTGAACGTTGAAACATCTCGTCTGGCTGCTTATACGGAGGAACACGAAAAGTTAGCCTTCGCCCTGGCGGCGCAAACTGTGGTCGCTTTGGATAAGATCGAGCTTTTAGAACAAACTCAGGCTGAGCTGAATCGGCGCGTTGCTGATATTGAGGTCTTGCAAGAAGTTTATGGCGCGTTAGAAACGGAAGAGTTGGAGGATAGCCTGTCTAATTTGGTCACACGGACATTGGCATTAACTGGGGCGGATTATGGCGCTATTTATTTGCTAGACCGCAGCGCTTCAGAGCCTATGTTATTGTTGGCGGCTTTGCCGGAAGGTCGGGCTACTGAAGATCAACGACAGGAACGAATTTCAGTTAACAACAGCAAGGGCATTCTGCCTCACGTGGTCAATACAGGTAAATCCTATCGCAGTGATAATGTTCTAGAAGATGAACACTATTTTGCAATCCATGCCGATACCCGCTCAGAATTAATTGCGCCGCTCGTTTTTAATAACCGCGTCTATGGCGCAATTGATTTAGAAAGCACACAACTGAATTGGTTTAATGAACGGGAAGAGCAGTTGGTACAGGCGATTGCGGGGGCAGCAGCCGCGGCCGTGCGCCAGGTTCACTTGTTTGAAGACCTGGAAGAAGTGAATCGCTTAAGTGAACAGCTTAACAGCACGTCATTTAAAAAGGTTCAGGAAGTGTTGGAGTTGATTCATCGCTCGGCCAACAAACTGATGGACACCAATAATATGTACATTGCTTTGTACGATGATTATTCGGATGTGGTCAGGTTTGGTTTGATGTATGAGTTAGGAGAAAAGGTTGACGTCGAGACAGATTACAGGTACCAACCGCGGAAGGCGGGACAAGGCAAAACCGAAGAAATCATCCACACCAAAAAGCCAATCTTTCATCCAACAGGCAAAGAACATTGGGGTTGGTATAAAGAAAAAGAGGGACGCATAGATTATTCAGAAGGAGAAGCTAAAGCGGCTTCTTGGATTGGTGTGCCGATGCTACCAATGACAAGGTGA
- a CDS encoding response regulator — MFRETHSVLVVDDVNDWRITIRGLLQDEGYRVQVAETAEEALAFLEADRFDLAVIDIRLDETNEDDTEGITLAENIYLQWPEVRIIIITGYDTSGTLDKAMKPTPTGRLVHDYILKKDTHTHLLPTIRQALNEPANL; from the coding sequence ATGTTTCGAGAAACCCACAGTGTTCTGGTCGTGGATGATGTGAACGATTGGCGAATCACGATACGCGGTTTGTTGCAAGATGAAGGGTACCGTGTTCAGGTAGCTGAAACTGCTGAAGAGGCATTGGCATTTTTGGAGGCGGATCGCTTTGATTTGGCGGTTATTGACATACGTCTGGATGAAACCAATGAAGATGACACTGAAGGCATAACCCTGGCGGAAAATATCTATCTGCAATGGCCTGAAGTCAGAATTATCATTATTACTGGTTATGATACGTCTGGCACATTAGACAAAGCGATGAAACCAACACCTACCGGCCGTCTGGTCCACGATTACATCCTGAAAAAGGATACGCATACACACCTTTTGCCGACGATTCGGCAGGCATTAAACGAGCCAGCTAATCTGTAG
- a CDS encoding response regulator yields the protein MSNGRILVVDDIPDVRNTVVGLLADEGYEVHGAATYEEAVDLLNRVRFHVAVLDIRLDESDVDNEAGLRLMHYIRQFDPTISPIILTGYAEVHMVQEALRPGKSGKSPAFSFLEKTEITLMPEIVKQAFSQSVRVNRTLVIEDNGEIILALARRLRFQGKSKPEIEFLAEEIDELLRKLFFTCERIVIDSPQQGYSAAAVFKVVPWYKDRIQGEALIVKIGERGIADEEVNRYQEYVLGKVGGHRVPIRIETTHTRSLTGILYTFAGLGFVQSFPAFFYQANVEAIRTVIRNLYLTTCRPWQRDEIISVELTDLRAVYFHHLWSSDQKLEQSLKHMTGKRHPFRLENDEHLWLGEDIQLHNPVSFVRTHSFEQSTLYGIIHGDLQGYNVLIDHRQETWLIDFASTTRGPIAQDYALFEAYLLVSILEAEDWQALYPWYELLFKAGSLTAVPLSGELRTKQDIWKAHTAILTIRRLAFGDAVSLSESEYLISLLFNLLKLLTILNLPSTQRDFALIASSFVASRLANLLS from the coding sequence ATGAGCAACGGCCGTATCCTGGTTGTAGATGATATCCCCGATGTACGCAACACAGTTGTGGGGTTGCTCGCCGATGAAGGGTATGAAGTACACGGCGCTGCTACATACGAAGAAGCCGTTGACCTGCTCAACCGTGTTCGTTTTCATGTGGCCGTGCTGGACATTCGGCTAGACGAGAGCGATGTAGACAATGAAGCGGGTCTGCGTCTAATGCACTACATTCGGCAATTCGACCCAACCATCTCCCCCATTATATTGACCGGGTATGCCGAAGTTCATATGGTGCAAGAGGCTTTGCGGCCCGGCAAATCTGGCAAATCCCCCGCGTTCAGCTTCTTAGAAAAAACAGAAATCACGCTAATGCCCGAAATTGTTAAACAGGCATTCTCTCAGTCTGTGCGCGTCAATCGGACATTGGTGATCGAAGATAACGGAGAAATCATTCTCGCGTTAGCCAGACGTCTTCGTTTTCAAGGGAAATCTAAACCTGAGATCGAGTTCCTTGCTGAGGAAATTGACGAATTGCTGCGTAAGCTGTTTTTTACGTGCGAGCGCATTGTAATTGATTCGCCACAACAAGGGTACAGCGCGGCGGCCGTTTTCAAAGTCGTTCCCTGGTACAAAGATCGCATTCAGGGAGAGGCATTAATTGTCAAGATTGGTGAACGCGGCATAGCGGATGAAGAGGTGAATCGCTACCAAGAGTATGTTTTGGGCAAAGTGGGTGGACATCGTGTACCTATCAGAATAGAAACAACTCACACTCGTTCATTAACAGGCATCCTGTATACGTTTGCTGGATTGGGGTTTGTCCAGAGTTTCCCCGCGTTTTTCTATCAGGCAAATGTTGAAGCTATTCGAACTGTTATTCGGAACTTGTATTTGACGACATGCCGACCCTGGCAGCGGGATGAAATTATTTCGGTTGAACTGACCGATTTAAGAGCTGTTTACTTTCACCATTTATGGTCGTCCGACCAGAAACTGGAACAGTCGCTCAAACACATGACGGGCAAACGGCATCCTTTCCGCCTGGAAAACGATGAACACTTGTGGTTGGGCGAAGATATTCAACTACATAATCCTGTTTCTTTTGTTAGAACCCATTCTTTTGAACAGTCCACGCTATACGGCATCATACATGGAGATTTACAGGGATATAATGTGTTGATCGATCACCGTCAGGAAACCTGGCTGATTGATTTTGCCAGCACAACGCGAGGTCCTATTGCTCAGGATTATGCTTTGTTTGAAGCGTACTTGCTGGTGTCAATTCTTGAGGCTGAGGATTGGCAGGCGCTTTATCCCTGGTATGAGCTTTTGTTTAAAGCGGGCAGTTTAACGGCCGTGCCCCTATCAGGTGAACTGCGGACAAAACAAGACATCTGGAAGGCGCACACAGCAATTTTGACAATTCGTCGTTTAGCATTTGGGGATGCCGTCTCTTTGTCAGAGTCCGAGTATCTGATTTCCTTGTTGTTCAACTTGCTGAAATTGTTGACCATACTGAATTTACCATCTACTCAGAGAGATTTTGCCTTAATTGCTTCCTCATTTGTCGCCAGTCGCTTAGCCAATTTACTTTCCTGA
- a CDS encoding response regulator has protein sequence MKMRILLIDDEPRWIDFARRDLESFEIVVAKSFEEAVAELEQDQFDLVIASSRWLKVLELIQEKFAEKRVMVTTIKPTPEEALFAYRRGAVDYISKSFASQELLEHVKKVVPAV, from the coding sequence ATGAAGATGCGAATCTTGTTGATTGATGATGAACCACGGTGGATTGATTTTGCGCGCCGTGATCTCGAATCTTTTGAGATTGTCGTCGCCAAAAGTTTTGAAGAGGCTGTGGCCGAATTAGAGCAAGATCAATTTGATCTGGTTATTGCCAGTTCTCGATGGCTCAAAGTTCTCGAACTGATTCAGGAAAAGTTCGCTGAAAAACGAGTTATGGTAACAACGATCAAACCAACCCCAGAAGAAGCCTTGTTCGCTTATCGTCGGGGAGCGGTAGATTACATTTCAAAATCGTTTGCCAGTCAAGAGCTATTGGAACACGTTAAAAAAGTCGTGCCAGCAGTATAA
- a CDS encoding GAF domain-containing sensor histidine kinase has product MANQAAIAISNVRLAQQRQLREMGQLLSANIYLAEKELLEIIYKQTSQLMDTKEMYVALYDIATDMVRFGLAFQGGKRADVETDPHWQPRRAGSGRTEWIIKYKAPLFHPTGEIGKGWYAQEGRKEYIGTDLGCWVGVPMIVNSDQVVGVISVWQPDKEYAYDGHDLGLLQTLADTAASALNNARRYRESQAQQELAALGTAMSAIQHRINNTLNIVSPNVTRLRKRVHGDPETQEILDIIDRNVSYTSQIIHRIQAALRGERQIVDINAILYEVAQQAEQHWLTETTGPTEVSLDFDNAIPLFEGPLGQLSELFTNLAHNACRAMAQGGMLKIHSKLDNNIIYIKVIDTGSGIADSILPRLFTRPIPTKEAGGTSGLGLYLGALITQSLGGDIEVEDTGQNGTTMLVRIPLPHVSKEAWRDEDANLVD; this is encoded by the coding sequence ATGGCCAACCAGGCGGCTATTGCCATCAGCAATGTGCGGCTGGCGCAGCAGCGCCAACTGCGCGAAATGGGGCAGTTGCTCTCAGCCAACATTTACCTTGCGGAAAAAGAATTGCTGGAAATCATCTATAAACAAACCAGCCAGCTTATGGATACAAAGGAAATGTATGTTGCTCTCTACGACATAGCAACCGATATGGTCCGCTTTGGTCTGGCCTTTCAAGGGGGCAAGCGTGCCGATGTGGAAACCGACCCCCATTGGCAGCCGCGGCGGGCAGGTTCTGGCCGAACAGAATGGATTATCAAATACAAAGCACCATTGTTCCATCCAACTGGAGAGATCGGTAAGGGCTGGTATGCTCAGGAAGGCCGCAAAGAATATATTGGTACTGATTTGGGCTGTTGGGTTGGCGTGCCAATGATCGTGAACAGTGATCAGGTTGTGGGAGTGATAAGCGTCTGGCAACCTGATAAAGAATATGCGTATGATGGACATGATCTGGGGCTGCTGCAAACTCTGGCAGACACGGCGGCCAGCGCCCTTAATAATGCGCGTCGCTATCGCGAGTCACAGGCGCAGCAAGAATTGGCGGCCCTGGGCACAGCCATGAGCGCCATCCAGCATCGCATCAACAACACACTCAATATTGTTTCGCCTAATGTCACCCGGCTGCGCAAGCGCGTCCATGGTGATCCCGAAACGCAAGAAATTCTGGACATCATTGACAGGAATGTGAGTTACACCTCACAAATCATCCACCGCATCCAGGCGGCGCTGCGCGGCGAGCGACAGATAGTGGACATTAACGCCATTCTTTATGAAGTTGCTCAACAGGCAGAACAACATTGGCTAACTGAAACTACAGGACCCACTGAGGTTAGCCTTGACTTTGACAACGCTATTCCTCTGTTTGAAGGTCCTCTGGGCCAGCTCTCTGAATTATTTACGAATTTAGCCCACAATGCCTGTCGCGCGATGGCTCAGGGCGGAATGCTTAAGATTCATAGTAAGCTGGACAACAACATAATTTATATAAAGGTCATAGACACCGGTTCAGGTATAGCCGATTCCATATTGCCTCGTCTTTTTACCAGACCAATACCGACTAAAGAGGCTGGAGGCACGTCTGGCCTGGGACTATATCTGGGAGCATTGATAACGCAAAGCCTGGGTGGTGATATAGAAGTTGAGGATACTGGGCAGAATGGGACCACTATGTTAGTACGTATACCGCTACCTCATGTTAGCAAGGAGGCGTGGAGAGATGAAGATGCGAATCTTGTTGATTGA
- a CDS encoding CHAT domain-containing protein encodes MDKVLIVDNEKDVLHTLSGLLRDEGYQVEGVYSEKEAIEAFANEKFDFALIDIRLHGEDTDDISGLGLAAVLRSMSPETLIFLMSGYPLSEPYLRIVRYVTDAILLEKTLGWDKKIISAITNAKNILQERKQKPTTISGQTEDDSSITAKLKFSRLSVSIAPNQIAFVRSQGAHVAARRTLSVADVPVAQYQKRVDSARYIPKDLRFNVKDIGSNLWRELFSAHSEIQNTYLTARAKSKILSLLFEGPREFIRLPIEFMFSSESEEYLVLLHPLARFVNGTESNQAPFDREFFKQSSNLKILLIASNTPNPHIPGVDLEVAKLERFFLTQKQFAVDLEVIPTEKATIEFVREKLKNPDYDVIHYAGHGSYNSESPEESTLSFWSDAGKTGEVQQMRASEFHLLSESRVRLFYLSCCWGAASGDKKDLLDDDFLGVADAIVRAGVPTVLGYRWPVTDAGAPKMALAFYRELLNDGRPDVALWKARRELAAINRNDLTWLSPILIHQV; translated from the coding sequence ATGGACAAGGTTTTGATTGTAGATAACGAGAAGGATGTGTTGCACACCCTTTCTGGCTTATTAAGAGACGAAGGTTATCAAGTTGAAGGCGTCTATTCAGAGAAAGAAGCAATTGAAGCCTTTGCCAATGAGAAATTTGATTTCGCCCTGATTGACATCCGCTTACACGGAGAAGATACCGACGACATTAGCGGCTTAGGTCTGGCTGCTGTTTTACGTTCGATGTCCCCTGAGACATTGATTTTTCTGATGTCCGGCTACCCTTTAAGTGAGCCTTATCTTCGAATCGTCCGTTATGTAACCGATGCTATTCTTCTTGAAAAAACACTTGGATGGGATAAAAAGATTATTAGCGCTATTACCAACGCTAAAAATATTCTTCAAGAAAGGAAACAAAAACCGACGACTATTTCAGGCCAGACAGAAGATGATTCCTCAATTACAGCCAAGTTGAAATTTTCTCGATTATCTGTATCAATTGCACCAAATCAAATAGCATTTGTTCGCTCGCAAGGCGCTCATGTTGCCGCAAGACGAACCTTAAGTGTGGCAGATGTGCCCGTTGCCCAATATCAAAAGCGAGTGGATAGCGCGCGTTATATCCCCAAAGACTTAAGATTCAATGTCAAAGATATCGGATCGAATTTATGGCGAGAACTATTCTCGGCGCATTCGGAAATTCAAAATACTTACCTCACGGCCAGAGCAAAAAGCAAGATATTGAGCTTGTTATTCGAGGGGCCAAGAGAGTTCATACGTTTACCCATCGAATTTATGTTTTCTTCTGAATCTGAAGAATACCTGGTTCTCTTACACCCGCTAGCAAGATTTGTCAATGGTACGGAATCCAATCAAGCGCCATTTGATCGAGAGTTTTTTAAACAAAGCTCAAATCTGAAGATCTTACTTATCGCCTCAAATACGCCTAATCCTCATATTCCCGGAGTCGATCTTGAAGTGGCTAAATTAGAGCGCTTTTTTTTGACTCAGAAGCAGTTCGCTGTGGATTTGGAAGTTATTCCAACGGAAAAAGCAACTATTGAATTTGTTCGAGAGAAACTGAAAAATCCAGATTACGACGTTATCCATTATGCCGGACATGGATCTTACAATAGCGAATCGCCAGAAGAAAGCACCCTCAGTTTTTGGAGCGATGCAGGTAAAACAGGCGAAGTTCAGCAGATGCGGGCTTCAGAATTCCATTTATTGAGCGAGTCTCGGGTGCGACTGTTTTATCTTAGCTGTTGTTGGGGCGCGGCCAGTGGAGACAAGAAGGATTTGCTGGACGATGACTTTTTGGGTGTGGCAGATGCCATCGTGCGTGCTGGCGTTCCCACAGTTTTGGGGTATCGTTGGCCTGTTACCGACGCGGGCGCGCCTAAAATGGCCCTGGCTTTTTACCGCGAATTGTTAAATGATGGACGACCTGATGTAGCGCTTTGGAAGGCTCGTCGGGAATTGGCGGCAATCAATCGAAATGATTTGACCTGGTTGTCGCCCATACTTATCCATCAAGTGTGA